gacctgaaacgtcgcccattccttcgctccagcgatgctgcctgacccgctgagttactccagcatttagtgtctacctttatTTGGGTCTTTGTTCTAGGAAGAACCTGCATGGCCTTGAGACCTTCTGTGTAGGGGGTGGAGGTGTAAAAGGACCGTATGTACATGGTAGAGATGATAGAGATGAcaaggggagtgggggttgggtggaatcaaggtatttggagaCACGTTCTGTGGGGCAGGAGCTGGCAGAAACAATGGGCCGGCCAGGAAAGTCCTGCTTGCGGAATTTGGGAAGAAGAAGGGGGCTGTGCAGGGCAGggtaacgataaggttggaggatgtAGAAGGGAGATGGCCAGAGGTGATCAAATCTGAAACAGTCTGGGAGATAAAGGCCTGATGATCATCTGTGGGGTCTTAGTCAAAGGGTAGGTgtaaggaggtgtctgagagctggcgcctggcctcagcacgGTAGAGGTCGGCCTGTCACACTACAATGGCACCTCCCTTATTGGTGAGTTTAATAACGATGTTGGGATTGTTGCtgagtgagcagagggctgtgGGTTTAGAGAAGGTGAGATTGGAGTGGGAAGTGGAGAAGTTAAGATGGTTGATATTGTGCCAGCAGTTGTTGTAACTGAAAAGGTCCAGACTGGGTAGCAGGCCAGCAGGGATAGTCCATGAGAAGGAGGAATGTTGGAGACAGAAGGGGTTGTCACTGGGAGGCGAGGACTCCTTTCCAGAGAAAAGGCCTGGAAGTGGAGGTGACGAGAGAAGAGTTCAACATCATGGCTTGGAGGGGcggggaatgtgaggggtaggagAAATGGTATGgttggaatggggggggggggggggagggcctgCAGGACCCAGTGGTGCTTTTACTGTTTCATGTTCCTTTTGATAACATGGTAGAAATCTTTAAAAGGCAAGCATTAAGTTTAGTATAATTGTTTCATAGATGTTCAACCCAGCACACTGCTACTTTCAATCTAAGATAGATTACTCACCATCGCCGGCGTATCAGTTTCATTTATCGGCTGCCCGTCAAATCGAAACCTGATCTGTCTGATCTGCAAGCCCTGCAAACAGAACATAGTCAGCATAAAAATGAGAACTTGCAGAAGATCGACACTTGCCATTCCATTTTTTTAATGGGGCTCTAAATTTTGCACGCTACCTTTTCGTTTGTACAGCCCATGTCTCAATACACATCGGCTGACGGCTTTCAAGATCTTGGCCAGTAAAGTTTATATATTTGCTCTGGTGGTCTTGGCTCTCAACATGATCGACTATTTGACTTTACAAAGTAAACATGGTTTTCCACACAGCCTCTCATATCATTTTGTATTTTTTCCAAAGTCCATCTGTCACTGAAGACTATTTTAAGAACAAGTTTCTAATTTTTGTTTTAACTTTATCCTTTCAACGTACCATCctaatattaaatatatatatacaatttcAACACCATTACCTATTTCAACATTTCAAACATGCTTTGTTATATAGAGATTTCAGCTGCTTTTCTTAAAGTAATTTCTTTGATGTTTTTGTATTGAGtgtgtgcacaaaaaagaaagcAAATTCCACTGTGACCAGACATTCTATGAAATGTGTGCAAAGATTAATACAGAACACCAGTGGGGCGAGGAGATACTCAATTCCATTTTTCCCCTCATGTCAGCAACTTTAGTAAGACTAGCACCAATTACATTAAATCTAAATAAGTCCGAACTGAAATCGCATGCATTACTTATTTATTCAAGACAAAACAAGTGCAGTCTTGGTTTCAAAAGCCGATCTGTGAAAAACTTTATTCAGGGACACTCATCCCCATCAAATTCACAGTAAATAGCATTTTCACATGATTTGACAGTCACTGTTATATCAATAAATTGTTATTACCTGCCGACTTACAATCTCTAGCAAATAAATACTGCTACTACATTGTTCTGGTACTTTGTTCTAAGCTCTCCCAAATGTTAAATATTTCTACCTAGCaatgagtatcatatcatatcatatcatatatatacagccggaaacaggccttttcggcccaccaagtccgtgccgcccagcgatccccgtacattaacactatcctagacccactagggacaatttttacatttacccagccaattaacctacatacctgtacgtctttggagtgtgggaggaaaccgaagatctcggagaaaacccacgcaggtcacggggagaacgtacaaactccttacagtgcagcacccgtagtcaggatcgaacctgagtctccggcgctgcattcgctgtaaagcagcaactctaccgctgcgcgacctTTGTATTTCATTTTTCTCACAAGCCCATCTGTTTACCAATCTAATACTCACCCCATTTGTTCCTTTCTGTCACACTTAACttttgattccagcattttcatatTCTGAACTTTCTTCTCTATTCAAACCCACAGCCTCACCCACCTACTTGCCATCTATTTCCAATCGTCTTTttacatgggcagcacagtggcacagtaatagagttgctaccttacagcggatcgagaccccggttcgatcctgactatgagtgctgtctgtacggagtttgtacattctccccatgaccctgtgggttttttccgggtgctccggtttcttcccacactccaaagatgtagtttgtagcttaattggctcagaaaaaaatgtaaattgtccctagtgtgtaggatagtgctagtgtactgggattgttagttggcgcggactctgtgcctgcttccgtgctgtatctctgaacttaacACTTGTTTCTTTGGCTCTTTTGTTTCATAGAATGGATTTTATTCTGCTTGTTTAATAATTagttttaaaaagcatttaattTATTTGAGCTTTTGTAAATTTCATTGTGATTTAACAATCACTTTTATCAGTAGACCACAACTCGCCAATTTTCCATTTATACTAGGATATTGCTCAGGATGCTGGGctttagttacaaggagagattggataggctgggatttttCTTATTGGAGTGCAAGTGGCTGAGGAGGGGTGACATTacagaggcttgtaaaattatgagtggcttaGTGGGCAGGGGAGTCTAAAACCTAAGGAGTGGTTGAAGATAAGGGgaaactttcaagagagagttagatttagctcttggggctaaaggaatcaagggatatgaggaaaaagcaggaacggggtactgattttagatgatcagccgtgatcatattgaatggcggtgctggctcgaagggccaaatggcctactatttttccatgaaacattttaaaagcaaaatgAGCTATGTTTTATGATTAataaggattttttaaaaaaaatctatctcaattTTAGGTCCCATTACTTTGAAtccatgtccccttgtttgagacTATCCCACCATTGAAAACATCCCTACATCTACCTATTCACCCCTTAAGATCTTATATATTATTCTTAACACCAAGGAACACAGTGCCAAACTACTCAGTCTCTCTTGGTAGCACAACACTCTCACGTCAGGAATAAGCCTGGTGAATTTCCTTTTCCTGCCGCCAATGTTATTATATTCTTATTAGATAACAGGGCCAAAGCTGTACATAATATTCGAGGTGGGGCCCTCCCAAACACCATCCAATTGCAACAAAAACCCTCTAACCCTTTGCAATGAAGGCCAGAATGCACATTGGCCTTGTATGCTAGCTTTGAGATTTGTGGTCTAGAACATCTAGATTCCCCAAATCACTTGAATGCAGTCTCACTCTATTTCAATAATAATCTTTTTTGATTTCTCTTTCTGAAGTACATAATCTCATACTTCCTTTTCCCACATTAAACTTAATTTGCCAGtcttttgcccactcactcaatgaaTTAATACCTCTTTACAGAATCACAGTATCCTTACTGCAACATGCCCATCCACCTATTTTCACATAATTGGCAAATGTAGAATCCTTTCATACTGTTTCTTCCTCCATGCATTAATGCAAATAATGACCAATTCTGGTCTGATCAAGAACTGATTCCTGTGGTACTCTATTACTTTCTTCTAGTCTGAAAATTACTCATTTATTCCAACTCCTTTCGACACGATAGTTTTCTATACATTCTAACACACTTCCTGACACCACAGGCTTTTAATTTATGCATCAGCCCCCTATCTGGTACCATTGTCACTTTCCTTTTTAGAAATCTAAATGCACTACATGTGCAAGTTCCCTCGATCAACTCTACTTGTTGCATCTtcaaagaattcaagcaaatCTGTAAAATATATTTACCTTTCATATTTGTTATGTTACATCTAATGTGCCTTTAACACtgttgcaagaaagaatttcattgtttcagttcagatccggtgcatatgacaatcaaacGCTTTGACTCTTAAAACGATGGTGACTAGGTTTAATTATACTCTGCTTTCCTAAATGATTAGCTATTTCCTCTGATTATTGACTCAAATATTTTGACAATGCTGTTAAACTGGCTTGCCTCTGGCTTTTTTTTTTAGCAATTGAGTCACATTGGCTAGTTTACATTCTTCTGGTCTCTTCTCAGAGTTTAGCAAATTATCAATAACATCATTGAATGGGGTCCATAATCTGTGCAGCCATTTCCTTTAAAATCCTAGTGTGTAGTCCATTGGGTCCTGGGGACCTGTCCACCTTTAGCCCTCTCAGAGTTTCTTTGGTCTTTGAAATTGCTTTTGTAAGTTCGACCCTGTTATTTGAAATTAGCCCCAAGTGAGCCATGCTATAAATGTTACTGCATTTATTTATACATGCTACTGTTATTTACGTTTAGCAGTTAAAGCCTTAACATTCAGAATAGCAATGCTacttttggaattgttcaaattttcagcatctgcaggttttcctGCTAGAATTAACAGCATGCTTGTTCAGTGGGCATCGTTGATCCCATCATTTATGAGATCTTTATGGGATTTTGAGCATTAAAATGCTATGATCGTCACATACAAATTACGGACATTTCTGCTAAGTGCATAAAAGGTATTGCTTCAATTAACTTATTCAGTTTAAACATTTGCACATGGTTTAAATTTTGTTTTCTCAGGACAAGCATCCATAATTTATTAGAATGCATTCCTTAAATAAGATCAGGACTCATTTATGTTGGCGGGCAAAATAAAGACATTTTTATATCTTATTTAGTTTAAGAGAGCCCACAATGATCTTTGAACTGCAAAAATGACTCAGTTGGTGTAAATATTGGTAAAGCCAGAGTCAAAGCCATAATGATCACTTTCTGGGAGAAGTCTTGCGTTCAAGCACTCAACATTAAGTGTAATAATTTAACCACAGACAATCTGTAGGACCATTCAGTTTACAGACCAACAAGGTAAACTAGTCATTTCATTGCTAACCAGTACTGACCATCATGGAAGATCTTTATCAGACTGACAAAAAGAAGAGCCtctcaaaaaaaaaaaccaaactaAAGAGGACATTTGGTGAAACACCTCATTATCTCACTGGGAAAATCCGTCACATGCTGCCTCAACAGCAGAGTGAGGCTCCAGTTAGAAGCAGGGCTTTTCTCTATTCATCACAGCAGTAACAATCTTTGGAGTGCTGAGAGGTAGCCAAGTTGCGTAACTAGTGTATAAATTATACGGCATTTACATTTTCTACCATTTAGGTTTGGCAATTAAAGCCCAAGTCACAGATTAGCAGTGTTATTTTGTCAAGATGTAACTGTATTTAAATGTTTAGACAAGTGAAAATATTCTGGAGGGATTAGATGAATCAAACAATCTCCAGAATAATGACACAGAAAAAAAGTAAAGTTCTTTCTGTTGCAATCAAAATAAGCTTTACAACTAAACTTTAACACAGCTATGTCTGTGTTTTAAAGCTACATCATTCCATATTATAAATGGAAAAATAATTCACCCTCGTCCAAAAAGGAAACAAACTGAGATGTTCCCCTCCCTTCCAAATAATTATTCCTCTAATTATGCCTATGTTGCCAACAGTCAGCTAGTCACTGGGAAATTTAACATGTAACGGGAGTATGTTAATTATTACGCCTTTTGGTATAAATATGTTTTGTAATGCCCTCTCTGCTAGCTCTGAAGCAGAAAAACTGAAAACCAAGGGTGCAGTCCCAGGTGGATTTAAGAAAAAAAAGGAGAAACACATTGGCCCGAGTCCATTTTACAACAGCTAATATGAAATTCAAAGAATAAGCAAATAATTCATAACATTCCAACATATTAAGACTAACCTGTCGTTCACAGTATGCTTTCATCAGTTTACTCAATGGAGTTTGCTTCTTTATCTTGAACTGTACAACTGACCCATCTTGTCCAGCCACTTTCAGGTTAATATGATCATTCCTGTGGTCATTTCCTTCACTTTTCACATTTTCCTAAAGCCAGGATTAAAAATGTCGAATTTAATATCTGTCACGGAAAAATAAATACAATGTCCAAATATAAACACTGTATTAGGTCATGGGGAGACTAAATAAAATGAATTACTGGACTATTAACTATCAATGCACTGGATTGGATATATtccaatgcttgagtaactcagcgggtcaagcagcatctctggagaaaatggatagagagGGCAGGTAGGGgatgtattacttgaaattggagaaaccaATCCAGAAAAGTtgatatgggaatgggagttaaaatggttagaaaCAAGAAGGTCCAGCAAGCTTTGGTGGACAGAGCAGTGTTCAATGAAATGGTTGCCTAATCTACACTTGATCTTGCTGATGTAAGGAGGCACATTGGAGCACTAAATGCAATAGACGAGGGCAAAGGGGGTGCGTTCTGTCTGACCTGGATGGAAGTTAGAGAAACGTAGGGACAGGTTCTACGCCACCTTCGGTTGCAAGGGGAAAGCACCTGGAGAAGGGTTGGGTTGTACCAGATTAGCAAACCAAGCAGTTGTCCAGACAGTGGTTTCTCCAGAAAGCAGAAAGGCATGGGAACAGGAAGATGCTCACGTTGAAGGTGAAGGAAATATTAGAGAATGTGTTGGCTATGGAGGCTGGTGAAGGGAAAGGCGAGGGCCAAGGAAACTCAATTCTTATTCCgtctgggagggagaggggttgcgAGAGCCAAACTGTGGAACACAAATGAGACACTTAGTGAGCAGAATGTGGTGGatacagagaaattgagagtaagggaTTCAGAAATTTTAAGAGGCATGGGTGAATAGGACAATACACCAGGATACAAACAACAGGTTTTTGGTCGAGGACAGTGCaggggtagagatgctgcctcacagcgccagagacccggcttcaatcctatcactgggtgctgtctgtgcagtgtttgtacattatccttgtgaccatgtgggttttcattgggtgttccagtttcttcacgcattccagacatgcaggtttgtaggttcattggcttctgtaaatttcccctaatgtgtaggataacatagaactagtgtatgttcagagggtcgaagggcctgtttccacaaagtATCcccaaattaaaattaaatgtcgAAGTTGGAAGATGGGAGGCTAATCTGCTGCTGAAAAAagtttattccagtaataaatatcatcATAAATCAGGATTTTCGCTGCAGAAAACCAAGGCTAGGAGGAAGTCAGGCAATACTAGCGGCATAAACGTGCATGAGTGCAACTCATCTTAATAAAATTAAAAAGATGTGAATCGTTTGCCTTAGCCTCATTCTGCAAGAATGATAAGGAGTCAGTGCCTTGAGCAGAGTTTGAGGTAGGGACGAAAGACAAAGCTACTTTGTAGACATTTAGTTGAAGGAAATGTCTGTTATATCCAGTCTGGATATCATGCAAATTGTATTAACAATTACGAGGAAATGGATAATGGTGAGTTTGGTTAGGATAGGTGGTGCCAAGAAAGGTTGATAACATGGTGGACCAAGCTGTTATTTACATACATGCAGTAAAATGCATGGTATTTTAGATGAGATTATGAAAGGGCAGCATATGTATGAACAAAATAACCCAAAACCCGTTAATCACATTTCAGATTTCTTGCATGTCCTCAGACTTGCGTCACACCATATTCTTTACAGCTGCAATCTAAATGAACAAACGATTACACcattcaagacccttctacagatatCTCAGTGTTACTTTattgccgtctatatctcttgtttccctttcccctgactctcagtctgaagaacggtctcggccCGAAgtatcacgggttatggggagaaggcaggagaatggggttaggaaggagagatggatcagccatgattgaatggtggagtagatgatgggTCGAATTCTGCTCATAGCACttatgaaaagtcacccattccttctctccagagagtctgcttgtcccgctgaattactccagcattttgtgtctatctacttttTGAAAGTTTATTCCCAAACCTCTGATACAGTTGAATGCAATCTTTGTTCAAATTTTTGCTTCAGAAGAGTACAATTTTGCAGTGGCTTATGCTGGTTATATAACCTAGACACACACATAACACAGTTCTAGTGTCCGCTCAATTGCACCAGCGTTCAGTAATTTTGTCGTGCAGCGTTGCACATTCACATTAACTTGGTCACTGGAGGATAAACCAATGAGTTCTGTCCTTTAGTAATGACTTATGGAGTATGCGTTGTTTAGAGATTAGACCCAagaattaattttgtttttctgATCCTTCATAAAACTGCTTTTTCCTGCAAACCTATATTCTGGTTGTTGAACTGATCAGTTGAAAGGCTGTCCAGATCACATTCAAAGCAATGTTCAATTAAAAAAACCATTGTAACTCAAATTTGCGTGCACCAGAGTGTGAGATATCTTTCCCTGCCAGTAACACAAATCGATTTTTTTTTTGGCTTTTGTTGCTTTAATGAAGCTtatttaataataatagtaataataataataataatattcatttattgtcattgcaacgagtacaacgaaattaaaaaatagccaatcctgacggtgcgtacaaacatatatgcaataaatgcaaaaacaaataaatacataaatacgattatattaagtacaagattttttaacggtgttgcctagtgcaaaggtagtgttcagttctcgtatggccctggggtaaaaactgttcttaagtctgtttgttcgggatttgatcgacctgaaacgtcgaccagagggcagatgaacaaacagacggtggccggggtgggatggatcttttattattttgcctgctctactgaggcagcgtaggctgaacaggtgctccagggagggcagtgagcagccgatgatcttctgggccgtcgtgatgaccctctgaagggccttcctgtccttttctgagcagctggcataccatgtggttatacagtatgccagcacactctcgatggagcagcgatagaaggacaacatgagcttctcctgcaggttggttttcctgaggatcctcaggaagtggagtctctgctgtgccttctttactgtggtgatggtgttggtagaccaggtaagatcctctgcgatgtgcgtacccaggaacctgaaagcgggtaccctttccacacagaccccattgatgtagagtgggtcgtattctacactggtttttctaaagtcaattataagttcctttgttttggaggagttcaggaccagattgttcactgaacaccatgctgccagcctttggatttcatccctataggctgtctcatctcctcctgagatgagtccaaccacagtcgtgtcatccgcgaacttgatgatggtgttggtgggatgggtgggggcgcagtcgtgagtgtagagggagtaaaggatggggctcaacacacagccctgtggtgagccggtgctcagtgtaatggtggaggagaggtgagggcctattttgacggtctgggggcggttggtcaggaagtccttgatccattggcagatggtttgggaaaatccaaggtcggaaagtttggtgaccagtctgctcgggatgaccgtgttaaaggcagagctgaagtcgaggaagagcatcctcacatagctcccctggtgttcaaggtgggtcagtgcagtgtgaagagcagtgtcgatggcatcccctgtagacctatttgctctgtaggcaaactggtgtgggtcgaaggtgggtgggaggctggctttgatgtgctgcaggaccagtctctcgaagcactttgtgatgaccggtgtgagtgctaccggacggtagtcgttaaggccgctgatgacagactttttcggcagtgggatgattgtggcggacttcaggcagggagggatggtggattttaaaagggacaggttgaagatttttgtgaagacctcagataattggtctgcacattccctcagcactctgcccgtcacaccatcggggcctgcagctttcctgggattcactgctctgagcacgcgcttaacatcatactcctgcacagtgaaggtgttgctgtcaggtgctggagagggtgttatgtctgccactgtagctttcacctcgaaacgagcaaagaaacagttaagttcctttgccagcgaggcgtcgccgtcggcagtcgtgcggttgctggtcttgtagttggtgatgtgctggatgccttgccatacccgccgtgggtcattgttggtaaagtggtcctcaatcttcctcttgtaggacgctttggcatccttgatgcctctcttcaggttggttctagcagcactgtatagagctctatcactagacctgaaggcggtgttacggtccttgaggagagacctgacatttGTCGTTTGTACGTTGTATTAATATTACCCCTAAAAGGGGCAAGTACTAATTTCATGATGAGCGGGACCTCAAATCAGAATAGGCCATGTGCTATTTTTCAAATGTATGTTATTATGATTAGAAAATGTTTTCACTTGCTTGAGTAATGGCGTCAGAGTCTAATATTATTCAGGCAACTGGGGGAAAAGGCACTCATTTTTGTCTTGATTCCCAATTTAGGTGATGGCAGTTTAAAGTTATGATTTAACTTTTGTCTGCATTTGACATAATTGCTACCAAAGAGAATCATTTTTTGAAACCAATATTCCAAATCGTGTCAAACAACGTATAATTAATATAATGCCTGCAAAGTGGAATAATCCAAACCatcaaaaatatttgttttaaaagCAGATCCTTTATGGGTATAATTATGATTATACCACTAGAGATACCATTAATAAAGCAcatatgagaccgcacctggagtattgtgtacagttttggtctcctaatctgaggaaagacattctagccttagagggagtacagagaaggttcaccagattgatccctgggatggcaggactttcatatgaagaaagactggatagactaggctcatactcgctggaatttagaagactgaggggggatcttattgaaacatataaaattcttaaggggttggagaggctagatgcgggaagattgttcccgatgttggggaagtccagaaccaggggtcacagcttaaggataagggggaagtcttttaggaccaagatgagaaaacatttcttcacacagagagtggtgagtctgtggaattctctgccacagaaggtagttgaggccagttcattggctatatttaagagggagttaggtgtggcccttgtggctaaagggatcagggggtatggagagaaggcaggtacaggttactgagctggatgatcagccatgatattgaatggcggtgcaggctcgaagggccgaatggcctactcctgcacctattttctttgtttctatatggcTATTATGCCACGTtcttcaaggatgctgcctggccagctgagtttctccatcacCGAGTCCTTTCTTGGCCATCTCACATGCTGGACAATATTAGTGAAGTATAAGAGCAACCACTTTTGAGACTGCAAGATGCACAGTGCTGCTGAAACTACAGGCTCTGCAAAAAGAAACCTTGATTGCCACATACATAATTTCCTCTCAGAATGACATTACTTGTTGATACAATCaactttccacaaaatgctggagtaactcagcaggtcaggcagcatctcaggagagaatgggtgacgtttcgggtcgagacccttcttcagacttctttgaagatgttctcctccatttctcctcaaggtatgtccactttgaagatgttctcctccctacctgttgctccactgcgatttctcctcaaggtatgtccactttgaagaagttcccctcccccattccttctctcctgagatgctgcctgacccgctgagttactccagcattttgtgaataataaatcgatttgtaccagcatctgcagttattttcttaatcaacTTTCCTGATCACATTTCTGAAAGCAACTTTAAAAacacaggatagacacaaattgctggagtaaatcggtgggtcaggcagcatctctggagaaaaggaataggtgatgtttcgggtcgagacccttctctagaaCGCTTATTTTCCCCAATGAGTACATTTTAATTGTGCATTGAAGCTGGGAAATTCTGCTGATAGGAGATacatggaactgtagatgctggtttatatttttttaaagtcaaagtgctggagtaactcagtggctcaggcaacatctctagagaatatggacaggtgatgttttgggttgggacccttctgttgatttcttaaaataaatacaaaatacaGTAGATGCTGTCAAtcttagtaacatagaaaataagtgcaggagtaggccattcggcccttcgagccagcaccgccattcaatgtgatcatggctgatcatccaaaatcagtaccccgttcctgctttctccccatataccttgattccattagccccaagagctttatctaactctctcttgaaaacatccagtgaactggcctccactgccttctgtggcagagaattcca
This is a stretch of genomic DNA from Rhinoraja longicauda isolate Sanriku21f chromosome 21, sRhiLon1.1, whole genome shotgun sequence. It encodes these proteins:
- the LOC144604115 gene encoding small ubiquitin-related modifier 3-like encodes the protein MAEDKAKGENVKSEGNDHRNDHINLKVAGQDGSVVQFKIKKQTPLSKLMKAYCERQGLQIRQIRFRFDGQPINETDTPAMLEMEDEDTIDVFQQQTGGIC